One Fibrobacter sp. UWR2 DNA window includes the following coding sequences:
- a CDS encoding NAD(P)-dependent oxidoreductase, with translation MIFDEIVNDAYEKREYPALSAFFCEWSGTRPFRALRVLVATPVFRNTLLEYRALIAGGADLVVGVAGGMPCDPGIVEVLRGNGIPVIGLREALEMEAAGRGFDLVLDCAGQFSACHPRFGFVELTRSGVQFYEKSEHPVYVADSGIVKRIETCLGTGEGYVRALAQLGHDFCLDADGLDSGRDTLDSGTDGAPSAGKKFIVFGSGKVGQGIVLQLLRSGANVHVVTDCSRDANPFLDANDVPVTDCNDLDAVASLVRGADFVVTATGVKGALDRPQIVEALLASGAVLANMGVEDEYGPGVPASRVLAEKKPLNFILEEPTHLKYIDASLALHAALGELLLQEGGAVYGKAGAGREAVAANKNAGPMDPPSELEQRILSTTMQDGVIGPELCEMLGGLPNESD, from the coding sequence ATGATTTTCGACGAGATTGTGAACGACGCCTACGAGAAACGTGAATATCCGGCACTTTCCGCTTTTTTCTGTGAATGGTCGGGTACGAGGCCGTTTCGGGCTCTCCGTGTATTGGTGGCGACACCCGTATTTCGCAATACGCTGCTGGAATACCGGGCGCTTATCGCGGGCGGTGCCGATCTTGTCGTGGGTGTGGCAGGCGGGATGCCCTGCGACCCGGGAATCGTGGAAGTCTTGCGCGGGAACGGAATCCCTGTAATCGGGTTGCGCGAAGCTCTCGAGATGGAGGCGGCTGGCCGCGGGTTCGACCTGGTTCTGGATTGCGCGGGCCAGTTTTCGGCATGCCATCCGCGTTTCGGGTTCGTGGAACTCACGCGCAGCGGCGTGCAGTTTTACGAGAAGAGCGAACATCCGGTGTATGTTGCCGACAGCGGGATAGTGAAACGCATCGAGACTTGCCTCGGGACGGGCGAGGGCTACGTGCGCGCACTCGCTCAGCTCGGGCACGATTTCTGTTTAGATGCGGATGGCTTAGATTCGGGTCGTGACACTTTAGATTCGGGTACGGACGGCGCGCCTTCCGCCGGCAAGAAGTTTATTGTCTTCGGGAGCGGAAAGGTGGGGCAAGGCATAGTGCTGCAACTGCTGCGCTCCGGTGCAAACGTGCATGTGGTGACGGACTGCTCGCGAGACGCAAACCCGTTCCTCGATGCAAACGACGTTCCGGTCACGGACTGCAACGATCTTGATGCGGTTGCATCGCTCGTGCGCGGTGCCGACTTCGTGGTGACTGCGACCGGCGTGAAGGGGGCGCTCGACCGCCCGCAAATCGTGGAAGCCTTGCTTGCCTCGGGCGCGGTGCTTGCCAACATGGGCGTTGAGGACGAATACGGGCCAGGCGTCCCGGCGAGTCGCGTGCTCGCCGAAAAGAAACCGCTGAACTTTATCCTCGAAGAACCGACGCACCTCAAGTACATCGACGCATCGCTTGCCCTGCATGCCGCGCTCGGGGAACTGCTTTTGCAAGAAGGCGGCGCAGTTTATGGCAAGGCCGGCGCGGGTCGCGAAGCTGTAGCCGCAAATAAAAATGCGGGCCCCATGGATCCGCCAAGCGAATTGGAGCAGCGCATCCTCTCGACGACGATGCAGGATGGCGTTATCGGTCCTGAACTCTGCGAGATGCTCGGCGGGTTGCCGAATGAAAGCGACTAG
- a CDS encoding NADP-dependent malic enzyme — MSKDLKEKALEYHSMGKPGKIEIVPTKPHSTQTDLGLAYTPGVAAPCLEIEKDNNLAYEYTGKGNLVAVISNGTAVLGLGDIGALAGKPVMEGKALLFKIYAGIDVFDIEINEKDPKKFIEIVKGIAPTFGGINLEDIKAPECFEIEDTLKAELDIPVMHDDQHGTAIISSAGLLNAIEVAGKSIRDVKMVVNGAGAAACACTRLYLSLGLKKENLVMCDSKGVIRKDRKGLTEAKAFFATDRTDIETLEDAMKGADVFVGLSKGNILTREMVRSMADQPIVFALANPTPEISYEEAMASRGDLIFATGRSDYPNQVNNVIGFPYIFRGALDVRATCINEHMKHAAVRAIAALAHQPVPDVVNIAYNAQRFTFGKEYLIPKPLDPRLLTEVSIAVAKAAIESGVARKPITDWDAYYDRLRDMMGYDNKLIRQFSDTARSNPKRVVFAEGDNLNMLKAAVQAKLEGVAHPILLGNAERIQLMANKEQLDLTGIKIVNPRSPEEFERRRKYAGIYAEENGRNGVTFDEARDDMFEPNHFGMMMVKQGDADAFITGGYSKYSETIELAKEIIGIREEYKHFGAMHILSTRKGTFFLADTLVNRDPDVDTLVDIAKLTHDAVRFFAHEPVMAMLSYANFGSDKEAARGTANKARDAVKMIHEQFPDYVLDGEMQVNVALDKELRDTKYPFNKLKGQTVNTLIFPCLSSANTTCKMLLEMGVGESIGPVQMGLNKPVHFTDSDASVHDIFNLTVAAVIDAIVQEKKDEEKNRKKFDKMW; from the coding sequence ATGAGCAAGGATTTGAAAGAAAAGGCCCTCGAATACCACTCCATGGGAAAACCCGGCAAGATTGAAATCGTGCCGACCAAGCCGCACAGCACCCAGACGGACCTGGGCCTCGCTTACACTCCGGGCGTTGCCGCCCCCTGTCTCGAAATCGAGAAGGACAACAACTTGGCCTACGAATATACGGGCAAGGGCAACCTTGTTGCCGTGATTTCTAACGGCACGGCGGTGCTCGGCCTCGGCGATATCGGCGCCCTCGCCGGCAAGCCGGTGATGGAAGGCAAGGCGCTCCTGTTCAAGATTTACGCGGGCATCGACGTCTTCGACATCGAAATCAACGAGAAGGACCCGAAGAAGTTCATCGAAATCGTGAAGGGCATCGCCCCGACGTTCGGCGGCATCAACCTCGAAGATATCAAGGCTCCGGAATGCTTTGAAATCGAAGACACCCTGAAGGCCGAACTCGACATCCCCGTGATGCACGACGACCAGCACGGTACGGCCATCATTTCTTCTGCAGGCCTCCTCAACGCTATTGAAGTTGCGGGCAAGAGCATTCGCGACGTGAAGATGGTGGTGAACGGTGCGGGTGCAGCCGCTTGCGCCTGCACGCGACTCTACCTGTCGCTCGGTCTCAAGAAGGAAAACTTGGTGATGTGCGACAGCAAGGGCGTGATTCGCAAGGACCGCAAGGGCCTTACCGAAGCGAAGGCCTTCTTTGCGACCGACCGCACCGACATCGAGACGCTTGAAGACGCCATGAAGGGCGCCGACGTGTTCGTTGGTCTCTCGAAGGGCAACATCCTCACGCGCGAGATGGTGCGCAGCATGGCCGACCAGCCGATTGTTTTCGCACTCGCGAATCCGACTCCCGAAATCAGCTACGAAGAGGCGATGGCGAGCCGTGGCGACTTGATTTTTGCGACGGGCCGCAGTGACTACCCGAACCAGGTGAACAACGTCATCGGTTTCCCGTACATTTTCCGCGGTGCGCTTGACGTGCGCGCCACCTGCATCAACGAACACATGAAGCATGCCGCCGTGCGTGCGATTGCCGCGCTTGCGCACCAGCCGGTGCCCGACGTGGTGAATATTGCCTACAATGCGCAGCGCTTTACTTTCGGCAAGGAATACTTGATTCCGAAGCCGCTTGACCCGCGCCTGCTTACGGAAGTTTCTATCGCCGTCGCGAAGGCTGCCATCGAGAGCGGTGTGGCCCGCAAGCCGATTACCGACTGGGACGCTTACTACGACAGGCTCCGCGACATGATGGGCTACGACAACAAGCTTATCCGCCAGTTCAGCGATACGGCTCGCAGCAACCCGAAGCGCGTGGTGTTTGCCGAAGGCGACAACCTCAACATGCTCAAGGCCGCCGTGCAGGCGAAGCTCGAAGGTGTCGCTCACCCGATTTTGCTGGGTAATGCCGAACGCATCCAGCTGATGGCGAACAAGGAACAGCTCGACCTTACGGGCATCAAGATTGTGAACCCGCGCTCGCCCGAAGAATTTGAACGTCGCCGCAAGTATGCCGGCATTTATGCCGAAGAGAACGGCCGTAACGGCGTCACCTTCGATGAGGCCCGCGACGACATGTTCGAGCCGAACCACTTCGGCATGATGATGGTGAAGCAAGGCGATGCCGACGCGTTCATTACCGGCGGCTACTCCAAGTACTCCGAGACCATCGAACTTGCGAAGGAAATCATTGGCATCCGTGAGGAATACAAGCACTTCGGTGCCATGCATATCTTGAGCACGCGCAAGGGGACGTTCTTCCTGGCCGATACGCTCGTGAACCGCGATCCCGATGTCGATACGCTCGTGGATATTGCGAAACTCACGCACGATGCCGTCCGCTTCTTCGCTCACGAACCCGTGATGGCGATGCTCAGCTACGCGAATTTCGGTAGCGACAAGGAAGCGGCCCGCGGTACGGCCAACAAGGCCCGCGACGCGGTGAAGATGATTCACGAACAGTTCCCGGACTACGTGCTTGACGGCGAAATGCAGGTGAACGTGGCGCTCGACAAGGAACTGCGCGACACGAAGTACCCCTTCAACAAGCTCAAGGGCCAGACGGTCAACACGCTCATCTTCCCGTGCCTATCTTCGGCAAATACCACTTGCAAGATGCTCCTCGAAATGGGCGTGGGCGAATCCATCGGCCCCGTGCAGATGGGCCTGAACAAGCCGGTGCATTTTACCGACTCCGATGCCTCCGTGCACGACATCTTCAACCTGACGGTTGCCGCCGTAATTGACGCCATCGTGCAGGAAAAGAAAGACGAAGAAAAGAACCGCAAGAAGTTCGACAAGATGTGGTAA
- a CDS encoding glycosyltransferase family 2 protein: MLLSVIIPVFNEEEIVAETYRVLEEELKDVEHELIFVNDGSKDKTREIVEGLLPSNPNNKIINFSRNFGHQAAFSAGLDHAIGDAVVIIDGDLQDPPSLIHEMLEKWREGYQVVYAQRNKRKGETIFKRFTAFCFYRLIGKLTNIEIPPDTGDFRLMDRCVVNQLKNLPERSRFLRGLVCWVGFKKIGVKYDRAERTAGKSKYPLKKMVHLAFDGITGFSSAPLKVSFYMGVFATIVGLGVLVWSILEKFLSPATTVPGWASLMTAIVFFAGVQLMTIGILGEYIGRIYDEVKQRPLYIEDKGQDRKAS, encoded by the coding sequence ATGTTGTTATCCGTAATCATCCCCGTCTTCAACGAAGAAGAAATCGTCGCAGAAACCTACCGCGTCCTGGAAGAAGAACTCAAGGACGTGGAGCACGAACTCATATTCGTGAACGACGGCTCGAAGGACAAGACGCGCGAAATCGTCGAGGGCCTGCTTCCTAGCAACCCGAACAACAAGATTATCAATTTCAGCAGGAATTTCGGGCACCAAGCCGCATTCAGCGCCGGCCTCGACCACGCCATCGGCGATGCAGTGGTCATCATTGACGGGGACCTGCAGGATCCGCCCAGCCTCATTCACGAAATGCTTGAGAAGTGGCGCGAGGGTTACCAGGTCGTCTATGCGCAGCGCAACAAGCGCAAGGGCGAAACCATCTTCAAGCGCTTTACCGCGTTCTGCTTCTACCGCCTTATCGGCAAGCTCACGAATATCGAGATTCCGCCCGATACCGGCGACTTCCGCCTGATGGACCGCTGCGTGGTGAACCAGCTCAAGAACCTCCCCGAAAGGAGCCGTTTCTTGCGCGGGCTCGTCTGCTGGGTCGGCTTCAAGAAAATCGGCGTCAAGTACGACCGCGCCGAGCGCACCGCAGGCAAGTCCAAGTACCCGCTCAAGAAGATGGTGCACCTCGCCTTCGACGGCATTACCGGCTTCAGTTCCGCTCCGCTCAAGGTCAGTTTCTACATGGGTGTTTTCGCGACCATCGTGGGCCTCGGCGTACTCGTCTGGTCCATCCTCGAGAAGTTCCTCAGCCCCGCAACGACCGTTCCCGGCTGGGCATCGCTCATGACGGCCATCGTGTTCTTTGCCGGCGTGCAGCTCATGACCATCGGCATCCTCGGTGAATACATCGGCCGCATCTACGACGAAGTCAAGCAGCGTCCGCTCTATATCGAAGACAAGGGACAAGACCGGAAAGCCTCGTAA
- a CDS encoding sodium:alanine symporter family protein produces MEALNAILDTIDGYVWGIPLIAVILFVGILLTSRLGVLQVTNLGNALRYMTSSEKDGEGEVSSFAALCTALAATVGTGNIVGVATAIGTGGPGALFWMEVAAFFGMATKYSEGLLAVKYRKVDTDGKVLGGPFYYIETGIKERFGLNFKWLAVLFAVFGVLAGLLGIGTITQVNGITSAVATVIPTGEFINLAGNSVSYSTAIAGLLCAGFTACVIIGGLKRIAKVSLYIVPFMAIFYILFCLLILGFNFSKISGAIETIIQAAFNPSAVTGGVVGTIFIAMQKGIARGIFSNEAGLGSAPIAAAAAKTKEPVRQGLVSMTGTFIDTIVICSMTGLAIVVTGAWTPELGLQGVNITMEAFTRGLTNLPAGASIAPYVLTVALVFFAFTTILGWAYYSERCLEYLIGRGKKNAILAYRWVYVAAVFIGPYLTVSAVWTSADIFNGLMAFPNLVALVLLSGIVARETKKFFVKLEKEKN; encoded by the coding sequence ATGGAAGCTTTAAACGCTATTCTCGATACCATCGACGGTTACGTGTGGGGTATCCCGCTCATCGCCGTAATCCTGTTCGTGGGAATTTTGCTCACGAGCCGTCTTGGCGTGCTGCAGGTGACGAACCTCGGCAACGCACTGCGCTACATGACGAGCAGCGAAAAGGATGGCGAGGGCGAAGTCTCGAGTTTCGCCGCACTCTGCACGGCACTTGCGGCCACGGTCGGTACCGGCAACATCGTGGGTGTCGCGACCGCCATCGGCACGGGCGGCCCGGGTGCACTCTTCTGGATGGAAGTTGCCGCCTTTTTCGGCATGGCCACAAAATACTCCGAAGGCCTGCTCGCGGTCAAGTACCGCAAGGTCGATACTGACGGCAAGGTATTGGGCGGCCCCTTCTACTACATCGAGACGGGCATCAAGGAACGTTTCGGGCTCAACTTCAAGTGGCTCGCCGTGCTGTTCGCCGTGTTCGGCGTGCTTGCGGGCCTTCTCGGCATCGGCACCATCACGCAGGTGAACGGCATTACCTCGGCGGTCGCGACAGTCATCCCCACCGGCGAATTCATCAACCTCGCCGGCAACTCGGTCTCTTACTCCACGGCCATCGCGGGCCTGCTCTGCGCGGGCTTCACTGCCTGCGTCATCATCGGCGGGCTCAAGCGCATCGCGAAGGTTTCGCTCTACATCGTGCCGTTCATGGCCATCTTCTACATTCTCTTCTGCCTGCTCATCCTGGGATTCAACTTCTCGAAGATTTCGGGCGCCATCGAGACCATCATCCAGGCGGCATTCAACCCGAGCGCCGTCACAGGCGGCGTGGTAGGCACCATCTTCATCGCGATGCAGAAGGGTATCGCCCGCGGCATCTTCAGTAACGAGGCGGGCCTCGGCTCGGCCCCGATTGCAGCCGCAGCGGCCAAGACAAAGGAACCGGTTCGCCAGGGTCTCGTAAGCATGACGGGCACGTTCATCGACACGATCGTCATCTGCTCCATGACCGGCCTTGCCATCGTGGTCACGGGCGCGTGGACTCCGGAACTCGGCCTGCAGGGCGTGAACATCACCATGGAAGCATTCACCCGCGGGCTTACGAACCTGCCCGCCGGCGCAAGCATCGCCCCGTACGTCCTTACCGTGGCACTCGTGTTCTTCGCGTTCACCACCATCCTCGGGTGGGCTTACTACTCCGAGCGCTGCCTGGAATACCTCATCGGGCGCGGCAAGAAGAACGCCATCCTCGCCTACCGCTGGGTGTACGTGGCCGCGGTGTTCATCGGCCCCTACCTCACGGTGAGTGCGGTGTGGACTAGCGCCGACATCTTCAACGGGCTCATGGCCTTCCCGAACCTTGTGGCACTGGTATTGCTTAGCGGCATTGTCGCCCGCGAGACGAAGAAGTTCTTCGTGAAGCTCGAGAAAGAGAAGAACTAG
- a CDS encoding glycoside hydrolase family 5 protein, whose translation MNLFGMFGIVCGTALFAATSAFALPKATEIFPKMGLGYNIGNTMEVPKNPTLWGNPFPDAAYVKAIKDAGFNTVRIPCAWDSHASNGTINAGWLDSVKTVVDLVINNGMYAILNSHWDEGWLEDHVFDGEGYDKTGLVNSSAATVAAKQESYWKQIATKFAAYDEHLIFASANEPGVNDPWNGGADNGQWAFDETRMQVLKSYHEACLKAVRSTGGNNATRIVVVQAPRTEIDKSPLLASMYPTDPAGDGYTMAEVHFYPYQFSLMTGGDEDWGKMFYYWEDQTPGNDAAHTCSGSALGSKSSIDQLFSGLKSRFYDKGIPVVIGEMGAVKRLGVLTGNNLKVHLQARAAWYGYTVAAAKKNGLVPCVWDTGDEGDGNFTIIRRQVNKFGGNVGDITDVETLNAMREAYGQAALPGNSIDSIVTQNPDIPEGSGKGVEVTYTTKTADSSETGTLRVNLSGASKDLSKYVGLEIRLKGAVETAGPCTGESDGCGAYGWTSMDLFMMTGDSWDWFDANVLEQADKGLDASKFQTIQVKWEDFRKEPTGLNEANAIGLNLYGTQVTGTITFDYIAGIKADGSIEIIDDFDKKPGLEGTASGKVVSLSGGSDAIRPVRVASSSKMLVSVQPGMVTAMFSTNKAAPAKALLLNTKGQVIAQQDFTTSKGSNAVELRNSYRGVAMLVVRQGSQQLVQKVILK comes from the coding sequence ATGAACCTTTTTGGAATGTTTGGAATCGTCTGTGGTACGGCACTTTTCGCCGCCACTAGCGCATTCGCCCTCCCCAAGGCAACCGAAATCTTCCCCAAGATGGGTCTCGGCTACAACATCGGTAACACGATGGAAGTTCCCAAGAATCCGACACTCTGGGGCAACCCCTTCCCGGATGCCGCTTACGTGAAGGCCATCAAGGACGCCGGCTTCAACACCGTGCGTATTCCCTGCGCTTGGGACAGCCACGCTTCTAACGGCACCATTAACGCTGGCTGGCTTGACTCCGTAAAGACTGTTGTCGACCTCGTCATCAACAATGGTATGTACGCCATTCTGAACAGCCACTGGGACGAAGGTTGGCTCGAAGACCACGTTTTTGACGGCGAAGGCTACGACAAAACCGGCCTTGTCAACAGTTCTGCAGCAACTGTTGCCGCCAAGCAGGAAAGCTACTGGAAGCAGATTGCTACCAAGTTCGCCGCTTACGACGAACACCTGATTTTCGCATCCGCCAACGAACCGGGCGTGAACGACCCGTGGAACGGCGGCGCAGACAACGGCCAGTGGGCATTTGACGAAACCCGTATGCAGGTTCTCAAGAGCTATCACGAAGCATGCCTCAAGGCCGTGCGCTCTACCGGCGGCAACAACGCCACCCGTATCGTGGTCGTGCAGGCCCCGCGTACCGAAATCGACAAGTCTCCGCTCCTCGCCTCCATGTACCCGACCGACCCGGCTGGCGACGGCTACACCATGGCCGAAGTCCACTTCTACCCGTATCAGTTCTCCCTGATGACCGGCGGTGACGAAGACTGGGGCAAGATGTTCTACTACTGGGAAGACCAGACTCCGGGCAACGACGCCGCACACACCTGTTCCGGTTCCGCCCTCGGTTCCAAGAGTTCCATCGACCAGCTCTTCAGCGGTCTCAAGAGCCGTTTCTACGACAAGGGCATTCCTGTCGTGATCGGCGAAATGGGTGCCGTCAAGCGTCTCGGAGTTCTCACCGGCAACAATTTGAAAGTTCATTTGCAGGCACGTGCCGCCTGGTACGGCTACACTGTCGCCGCTGCCAAGAAGAACGGCCTCGTTCCCTGCGTATGGGATACCGGTGACGAAGGCGACGGCAACTTCACGATTATCCGCCGCCAGGTGAACAAGTTCGGTGGCAACGTGGGCGACATCACCGACGTCGAAACGCTCAACGCCATGCGCGAAGCTTACGGCCAGGCTGCTCTCCCGGGCAACAGCATTGATTCCATTGTCACTCAGAACCCTGACATTCCCGAAGGTTCCGGCAAGGGCGTTGAAGTTACCTACACAACCAAAACTGCCGATTCCAGCGAAACGGGTACCCTCCGCGTCAACCTCAGCGGCGCAAGCAAGGACCTCTCCAAGTACGTAGGCCTTGAAATCCGCCTGAAGGGTGCTGTTGAAACCGCTGGCCCCTGCACCGGTGAAAGCGACGGCTGCGGCGCTTATGGCTGGACCTCCATGGACCTCTTCATGATGACAGGCGACAGCTGGGATTGGTTTGACGCCAACGTGCTGGAACAGGCCGACAAGGGACTCGATGCGTCCAAGTTCCAGACAATTCAGGTCAAGTGGGAAGACTTCCGCAAGGAGCCCACGGGTCTCAACGAAGCAAACGCCATCGGCCTAAACCTTTACGGAACGCAGGTCACCGGCACAATCACCTTTGACTACATCGCAGGCATCAAGGCCGACGGTTCTATCGAAATCATCGACGACTTCGACAAGAAGCCCGGACTCGAAGGTACCGCCAGCGGCAAGGTCGTCTCCCTCAGCGGAGGCTCTGACGCCATCAGGCCTGTCCGCGTGGCAAGTTCCAGCAAGATGCTCGTAAGCGTACAGCCGGGCATGGTGACCGCCATGTTCAGCACCAACAAGGCCGCTCCGGCAAAGGCCCTGCTCTTGAACACCAAGGGCCAGGTCATCGCCCAGCAGGACTTCACCACAAGCAAGGGTTCGAACGCAGTTGAACTGCGTAACTCCTACCGCGGCGTTGCAATGCTCGTCGTGCGCCAGGGTAGCCAGCAGCTTGTACAGAAGGTTATACTAAAGTAA
- the uvrB gene encoding excinuclease ABC subunit UvrB, which translates to MARARKTITPDPYAKPIAKPLPPEKSLPGKLQQFQSPTRANFELVSPYGAAGDQPKAIEELTEGFKNGEQFQTLLGVTGSGKTFTMANVIKNVGKPTLILTHNKTLAAQLYQEFKAFFPHNAVEYFVSYYDYFQPEAYIPHTDTFIEKDASINDEIDKLRLRATANLLTRRDVIIVASVSCIYGLGSPSEYFDLMVRIKKGDVYDRDKILHDLVRIQYTRNDFSLERGSFRVHGDVIEIHPSYDEEGLRIELFGDEVDRLVRFNIITGEVTQEMDEMTIAPAKHFVTKEEGRAGILQRMQVELTERLAELDKEGKVLESARLSSRTRYDMEMIRETGQCSGIENYSRIIENRAPGTRPFTLIDYFGDDWLLMIDESHVSIPQVGGMAEGDKSRKTTLVQYGFRLPCALDNRPMNFAEFEYMYPKQVLFVSATPGDYELKKTGGVVTEQINRPTGLLDPKIEMFPIKGQMDVLLYRIEEVVKNGDRVLVTTLTKKMAQDLTDFFVEAGIRARYLHSDIKTLERHELIRGLRTGEFDVLVGINLLREGLDLPEVSMVAILDADKEGFLRNYRSLIQTMGRASRNVNGTVLLFADNMTDSLEKAVTETARRRSVQEEFNKEHGITPKSVTRKLEDDLRINDPLGDIGDDSVDDWEDDNTGIRPMEPLQPSSKTKKKKASRYSKRAENAKLSAAVGATAARHPRAGEDQSSKLEDLERQMKEAAARLDFEEAARLRDIIRGMK; encoded by the coding sequence ATGGCCCGCGCACGCAAGACAATCACTCCGGACCCGTATGCGAAACCGATAGCGAAACCGCTACCGCCCGAGAAGAGCTTACCCGGAAAACTGCAACAGTTCCAGTCGCCGACACGAGCGAACTTTGAACTCGTCAGCCCTTACGGGGCAGCAGGCGACCAGCCGAAAGCGATTGAAGAACTCACCGAAGGTTTCAAGAATGGCGAACAGTTCCAGACGCTCCTCGGCGTGACCGGTTCGGGCAAGACGTTCACCATGGCAAACGTCATCAAGAACGTGGGCAAGCCGACACTAATCCTCACGCACAACAAGACGCTCGCGGCACAGCTCTACCAGGAGTTCAAGGCGTTCTTCCCCCACAATGCGGTGGAATACTTCGTAAGCTATTATGACTACTTCCAGCCCGAAGCCTACATCCCGCACACGGACACCTTCATCGAAAAAGACGCCAGCATCAACGACGAGATTGACAAGTTGCGCCTGCGCGCGACCGCGAACTTGCTCACCCGCCGCGACGTGATTATCGTCGCCTCCGTGAGCTGCATCTACGGTCTGGGAAGCCCGAGCGAATACTTCGACCTGATGGTACGAATCAAGAAGGGTGACGTCTACGACCGCGACAAGATTCTGCACGACTTGGTGCGCATCCAATATACGCGAAACGACTTCAGCCTAGAGCGCGGCTCTTTCCGCGTGCACGGCGACGTGATCGAGATCCACCCGAGCTATGACGAAGAAGGACTCCGCATCGAACTTTTCGGCGATGAAGTAGACCGTCTCGTAAGATTCAACATCATTACCGGCGAAGTCACGCAGGAAATGGACGAGATGACCATCGCTCCGGCAAAGCACTTCGTCACGAAAGAAGAAGGCCGTGCGGGAATTTTGCAACGCATGCAGGTGGAACTCACCGAGCGCCTCGCGGAACTCGACAAGGAAGGCAAGGTACTGGAATCGGCCCGCCTCAGCAGCCGTACCCGCTACGACATGGAAATGATTCGCGAGACCGGCCAATGCAGCGGCATCGAGAACTACTCCCGCATCATTGAGAACCGCGCACCGGGTACGCGCCCCTTCACGCTTATCGACTACTTCGGCGATGACTGGCTCCTGATGATTGATGAATCCCACGTGAGCATTCCGCAAGTGGGCGGCATGGCCGAAGGCGACAAATCCCGCAAGACAACGCTGGTGCAGTACGGGTTCCGCCTCCCCTGCGCGCTGGACAACCGCCCGATGAACTTTGCCGAATTCGAGTACATGTACCCCAAGCAGGTGCTCTTCGTGAGCGCCACTCCCGGCGATTACGAGTTGAAAAAGACTGGCGGCGTGGTGACCGAACAAATTAACAGGCCGACCGGTCTCTTGGACCCGAAAATCGAGATGTTCCCCATCAAGGGTCAGATGGACGTTTTGCTGTATCGCATCGAGGAAGTCGTCAAGAACGGCGACCGCGTGCTGGTCACGACCCTCACCAAGAAGATGGCGCAGGACCTCACCGACTTCTTTGTGGAAGCGGGCATCCGCGCGCGTTACCTGCACAGCGACATCAAGACGCTGGAGCGCCACGAACTCATCCGGGGCTTGCGCACCGGAGAATTCGACGTTCTCGTAGGCATCAACCTGCTGCGCGAAGGCCTCGACCTGCCCGAAGTCAGCATGGTCGCGATTCTCGATGCCGACAAGGAAGGATTCCTGCGCAACTACCGCAGCCTCATCCAGACGATGGGCCGCGCGAGCCGTAACGTGAACGGCACAGTCTTGCTCTTTGCAGACAACATGACCGACAGCCTGGAGAAGGCCGTCACCGAGACCGCACGCCGTCGCAGCGTGCAGGAAGAATTCAACAAGGAACACGGCATTACGCCGAAGTCCGTGACCCGCAAGCTCGAAGACGATTTGAGAATCAACGATCCGCTCGGCGATATCGGCGACGATTCTGTCGACGACTGGGAAGACGACAACACCGGTATCCGCCCGATGGAACCGCTGCAGCCCTCCAGCAAGACGAAGAAGAAGAAAGCCTCCCGCTACTCCAAGCGTGCGGAGAACGCAAAGCTGAGCGCAGCCGTCGGCGCCACCGCAGCACGTCATCCTCGCGCAGGCGAGGATCAGTCTTCCAAACTCGAAGACCTGGAGCGCCAGATGAAAGAGGCCGCCGCACGCCTCGACTTCGAGGAAGCCGCCCGCCTCCGCGACATTATCCGCGGCATGAAATAA